From Halalkalicoccus sp. CG83, one genomic window encodes:
- a CDS encoding protein-L-isoaspartate(D-aspartate) O-methyltransferase: MTDYDDARARLTDQLTRRERISESTAAAIGAVPRHEFVPESRRGEAYADRPLPIGDDQTISAPHMVAIMIDLLDAEEGDRVLEIGTGCGYHAAVTSEVVDPENVYSVEFGEKLAERARETLERVGYGEVSIRQGDGREGWPEHAPYDAAYFTCAVPEIPDAVVEQVRPGGTVLAPVGDWSQKLIEARVGERGIESRERRGAVRFVSIRG; encoded by the coding sequence ATGACCGACTACGACGACGCCCGCGCCCGACTCACGGATCAGCTGACCCGTCGCGAACGGATCTCCGAGTCGACCGCCGCCGCCATCGGGGCGGTCCCGCGCCACGAGTTCGTCCCCGAATCGCGTCGAGGCGAGGCCTACGCCGACCGGCCGCTTCCCATCGGCGACGACCAGACGATCAGCGCCCCGCACATGGTGGCGATCATGATCGACCTCCTCGACGCCGAGGAGGGCGACCGAGTCCTCGAGATCGGTACCGGCTGTGGCTATCACGCCGCGGTCACGAGCGAGGTCGTCGACCCGGAGAACGTCTACAGCGTGGAGTTCGGCGAGAAGCTCGCGGAACGGGCCCGCGAGACGCTCGAACGCGTCGGTTACGGCGAGGTGAGCATCAGACAGGGTGACGGCCGCGAGGGCTGGCCCGAACACGCCCCCTACGACGCCGCCTACTTCACCTGCGCGGTGCCGGAGATCCCCGACGCCGTCGTCGAGCAGGTCCGCCCAGGGGGGACGGTCCTCGCGCCCGTCGGCGACTGGTCGCAGAAGCTCATCGAGGCTCGCGTCGGCGAGAGGGGGATCGAGTCCCGCGAGCGTCGCGGCGCGGTCCGCTTCGTCTCGATCCGGGGGTGA